One genomic region from Clostridium saccharobutylicum DSM 13864 encodes:
- a CDS encoding helix-turn-helix domain-containing protein, with amino-acid sequence MGRKEKVSIEEKLRAIKSYLSGEKSAAQICSDFSIHNQSFRNWIRKYNMNGENGLVVTHKNKIYSEEIKYMAIHDYLDGNGSLENICTKYEIPSIYSLQQWIKKYNSHKIFKSHNKQGDRIMTNGRKTTYEERIEIVAFCISNNDDYQATADKFKVSYQQVYTWVRKYKSNGYEELMDRRGKRKEPEELTESDKLSAQLKLIEAENRRLKMENDFLKKLKEVERRR; translated from the coding sequence ATGGGCAGAAAAGAAAAAGTTTCTATTGAAGAAAAGCTAAGAGCTATTAAATCTTACCTATCAGGTGAAAAAAGTGCTGCACAAATATGTTCTGATTTTAGCATCCATAATCAATCATTTAGGAATTGGATTCGTAAGTATAATATGAATGGTGAAAACGGATTAGTTGTTACTCATAAAAATAAAATTTATTCAGAAGAAATCAAATATATGGCAATTCATGATTATCTTGATGGCAACGGTTCATTGGAAAATATATGCACTAAATATGAAATTCCATCAATTTATAGTCTCCAACAATGGATTAAGAAGTATAATAGTCATAAGATATTTAAATCTCACAATAAGCAAGGGGATAGAATTATGACTAATGGAAGAAAAACCACTTATGAAGAAAGAATTGAGATTGTTGCATTCTGCATTTCGAATAATGATGATTATCAAGCCACTGCTGATAAATTTAAGGTTTCTTATCAACAAGTTTATACATGGGTAAGAAAATATAAATCTAATGGATATGAAGAGTTAATGGACCGTCGCGGTAAGCGTAAAGAGCCTGAGGAGCTTACTGAGTCTGATAAATTATCAGCACAACTAAAACTTATTGAAGCAGAAAATAGACGTTTAAAGATGGAGAATGATTTCTTAAAAAAATTGAAGGAAGTAGAAAGAAGGCGATAA
- a CDS encoding IS3 family transposase, which translates to MQEYKYISIKELHEENGYPIADLCNLASIARSSYYKWINRSETELDKENSIILKEIVKLYEDVHGIYGYRRITMNINRLLNKQYNHKRIYRLMKSINMKSVIRKKRKSYLQSTPQITAENKLNREFYAKKPNEKWLTDVTEFKILNGQKAYLSAIFDLSDKSIISYVVGHSNNNQLVFDTLDLAVIANPTAKPLFHSDRGFQYTNRTFKAKLDKINATQSMSRVSRCIDNGPMEGFWGTLKCEMYYLQKFYTYEELRQAIDDYIVFYNTKRLQKNLKGLTPIEYRNQTLAS; encoded by the coding sequence ATCCAAGAATATAAATATATTTCTATAAAAGAATTACATGAGGAAAATGGCTATCCAATAGCTGATTTATGCAATTTAGCTAGTATTGCACGATCATCTTACTACAAATGGATTAACCGTTCAGAGACTGAATTAGATAAAGAGAATTCAATAATACTAAAAGAAATTGTTAAGCTTTATGAAGATGTACATGGTATCTATGGATACCGTCGGATAACAATGAATATAAATCGACTTCTTAATAAACAGTATAATCATAAACGAATTTATAGATTAATGAAGTCTATTAACATGAAATCAGTTATAAGAAAAAAGAGAAAGTCTTATCTACAAAGTACTCCACAAATAACGGCAGAAAACAAATTAAATAGAGAATTCTATGCAAAGAAACCAAATGAAAAATGGTTAACAGATGTTACTGAGTTTAAGATACTTAATGGTCAAAAGGCTTACCTCAGTGCAATATTTGATTTATCTGATAAAAGCATTATTTCTTATGTGGTCGGTCACTCAAATAACAATCAACTTGTTTTTGATACACTTGACTTAGCAGTAATTGCTAATCCGACTGCAAAGCCACTTTTTCATAGTGATAGGGGATTTCAATATACTAATAGAACTTTCAAGGCTAAACTTGATAAGATTAATGCAACTCAAAGCATGTCACGTGTCAGTAGGTGTATCGACAACGGACCAATGGAAGGTTTTTGGGGAACTCTCAAATGCGAGATGTATTATTTGCAAAAATTTTATACTTATGAAGAATTAAGACAAGCGATTGATGATTACATAGTATTTTATAATACAAAGAGGTTACAGAAAAATTTAAAAGGTCTGACTCCAATTGAATATCGAAATCAGACCTTAGCTTCATAA
- a CDS encoding LTA synthase family protein, whose protein sequence is MKMVNIKFRSKTFLNELILIFRKLLSTPISKLRLITIIDMLIKTILFLTIIPDTPTAQNIAFNRSIKFSFVYIGFILLVYSFGYLFSKRKQTAFYIILNLLYSILLTSDLSYFRTNKDLLGIKNIFFSGTFNPTETSLVNFSYIDILFIIDIIIILAWIIIKKVHNPSTRNIHNFIFTLKTSLVMILISTLCFDVLSLSDFGNSIINKQWSTSMSVQAPGPLGYHIVEALKSASKEISLNSINPDDKTEIETWIKNNNENLEPNSFAGLFKGKNVIFLQIESMENFVLNQKANGKEITPFLNKLTKEGLYFNDFYEQNNGANSIDCDFMVNTSIFPLGDQITATNYGENVYPNSLPRILNNEGYKTISTHAELPGEFNWTELHKNGFGAQELWSLNDYNYDEVVGYGLSDRSFLTQLSEKLKNVKEPFFVQAPTLSSHGPFDIDAKYRELNLPSEINDSYLGGYFESLHYADKQIEMFFNKLKEYNLLDNTVVVIYGDHTGVHKYYNDSIQKLDFEGNWWKEYDHKIPLIMYTPNMKPDIIESSGGQVDLLPTISYLLGVDDSQYKNTSMGRVLVNTNRNSTVIKGNIIKGDVQNSNEQKHLLNAYPIGEKIIKNNFFNNMKSN, encoded by the coding sequence ATGAAAATGGTAAATATAAAATTTAGATCTAAAACTTTTTTAAATGAGTTGATATTAATATTTAGAAAGCTATTATCAACTCCAATTAGCAAACTTCGATTAATAACTATAATTGATATGTTAATTAAAACAATATTATTTTTAACCATAATACCTGATACTCCTACAGCTCAGAATATAGCATTTAATAGAAGTATAAAATTCAGTTTTGTATATATAGGATTTATCCTACTTGTATACTCTTTTGGATATTTATTTTCAAAAAGAAAACAAACTGCATTCTACATTATTTTAAATTTACTATATAGTATATTGTTAACATCAGATTTATCGTATTTCAGAACAAACAAAGACTTACTTGGAATTAAAAACATCTTCTTTAGTGGTACTTTCAATCCTACTGAAACATCGCTTGTTAACTTTAGTTATATTGATATATTATTTATAATTGATATTATCATAATTTTAGCATGGATTATTATCAAAAAAGTACATAATCCATCAACTAGAAATATACATAATTTCATTTTTACTTTAAAAACATCTCTTGTAATGATTTTAATTTCTACATTATGCTTTGATGTTCTTAGTTTAAGTGATTTTGGTAATAGTATAATAAACAAACAGTGGTCTACATCAATGTCTGTACAAGCTCCTGGCCCACTAGGCTATCATATAGTTGAAGCATTAAAAAGTGCATCAAAAGAAATTTCTTTGAATAGTATTAATCCTGATGATAAAACAGAAATTGAAACTTGGATAAAAAACAATAATGAAAATCTTGAACCTAATTCATTTGCTGGACTATTCAAGGGTAAAAATGTAATATTTCTTCAAATAGAATCTATGGAAAACTTTGTACTTAATCAAAAAGCTAACGGAAAAGAAATTACTCCTTTTCTTAATAAGCTTACAAAAGAAGGATTATATTTTAATGATTTTTATGAACAAAACAACGGCGCAAATAGTATTGACTGTGATTTCATGGTTAATACCTCAATCTTCCCACTAGGTGATCAAATAACTGCAACTAACTATGGCGAAAATGTGTATCCTAACTCATTGCCTAGAATTTTAAATAATGAAGGCTACAAAACAATATCTACGCATGCAGAGCTTCCAGGTGAATTTAACTGGACTGAATTGCATAAGAATGGTTTTGGAGCACAAGAACTTTGGAGTCTTAATGATTATAACTATGATGAAGTTGTTGGATATGGATTATCAGATAGAAGTTTTCTTACTCAGCTTTCTGAAAAATTAAAAAATGTAAAAGAGCCGTTCTTTGTACAAGCACCTACATTATCTAGTCATGGTCCCTTTGATATAGATGCTAAATATAGAGAATTGAATTTGCCAAGTGAAATTAATGATAGCTATCTAGGTGGTTATTTTGAAAGTTTACACTATGCAGACAAACAAATTGAAATGTTCTTTAACAAATTAAAAGAATATAATTTATTAGATAATACCGTTGTAGTTATTTATGGTGATCACACTGGCGTTCACAAATACTATAATGATAGTATACAAAAGCTTGATTTTGAAGGTAACTGGTGGAAAGAATATGATCACAAAATTCCTTTAATAATGTATACCCCTAACATGAAGCCAGATATAATAGAATCTTCTGGTGGACAGGTTGATTTATTGCCAACTATCTCTTACCTTTTAGGTGTGGATGATTCCCAATATAAAAATACTTCAATGGGAAGAGTTTTAGTAAATACCAATAGAAATTCAACAGTTATTAAAGGCAATATAATTAAAGGTGATGTTCAAAATTCTAATGAACAAAAGCATCTATTAAATGCATATCCTATTGGTGAGAAAATTATAAAAAATAACTTTTTCAATAATATGAAATCTAATTAA
- a CDS encoding VanZ family protein codes for MINRRKNIDLILLIIWMAFIFIMSNQPANISDSQSGGVIKLLAMIGIDMNNMFGQLANFIVRKCAHFTEYMILALLVFNVLKSHFNIKQVIILTIICIFFYACSDEIHQLFVPGREGAFRDVLIDTCGGTLLTLIQLIKVKMLNRYRNIN; via the coding sequence ATGATAAACAGAAGGAAAAATATTGATTTAATTTTATTAATTATATGGATGGCTTTTATATTTATTATGTCAAATCAGCCAGCAAATATATCGGATTCACAAAGTGGAGGGGTAATAAAATTACTTGCTATGATAGGTATAGATATGAATAATATGTTTGGCCAATTAGCTAATTTTATTGTCAGAAAATGTGCGCATTTCACAGAATATATGATTTTAGCATTATTAGTTTTTAATGTATTGAAGTCACATTTTAATATAAAACAAGTAATTATACTAACTATTATATGTATATTTTTTTATGCATGTTCTGATGAAATACATCAATTATTTGTTCCAGGAAGAGAAGGTGCATTTAGAGATGTATTAATTGATACTTGTGGGGGAACTTTGTTAACATTGATTCAATTAATTAAAGTTAAGATGTTAAATAGATATAGAAATATTAATTAA
- the fusA gene encoding elongation factor G, translating into MKKYSIKNLRNVGLMGHNGTGKTSLVESILYYSKITDRLGDIEDGTTVLDFDTEERKRKFSISLSVAPIELDDVKINIIDIPGYADFQGECVEGMRAVDVGMIVVSGVSGIKAGTELAWEYCNKIKLPRTIFINKLDRENSSFDKVLDSLNQKFGISVVPIQYPIGSEDNFRGVINIISKKARIYDVKTKEIKVIDIPDELMDKVQDCKTMIMEAVAETDEALLDKYFNEGTLSDEEIYKGLIKGCASGEIAPVMCGSATKIIGIDTLLDDIVECFPSPEYAIPQKALDVVKNEEVFVNLSEDNPFSALVFKTIADPFVGKISFFRVITGEAKDDMTVLNSNKNKNERLSHIFFLRGKAQIPTEKIIAGDIGAISKLQYTNTGDTLCSPDFKIIYDKMNFPKSVYSMAVIPQAKGDEEKISQALTKLKEEDPVFEISRDIENAEIIISGLGETHLNIIASKIKSKFGADVILDLPKIPYREAIKGFADVQGKHKKQSGGHGQYGDVVIKFEPRTDGMDDLEFVDKVVGGAVPRNFIPAVEKGLRECISHGVLAGCPVIGLRATLHDGSYHSVDSSEMAFKMAASIAYKKGLEQAKPILLEPIMKLEIIIPDDYMGDVITDINKKRGRVMGMEQEGEKQKVIAEVPLAEIRKYATELRSLTQGRGRFSKEFVRYEEVPETELAKVIQNVIDCKK; encoded by the coding sequence ATGAAAAAGTATAGCATTAAAAATTTAAGAAATGTAGGATTGATGGGACATAATGGGACAGGAAAAACTTCTTTAGTTGAAAGTATTTTATATTACTCAAAAATAACTGACAGATTGGGAGACATAGAAGATGGAACTACAGTTCTAGATTTTGACACCGAAGAAAGAAAAAGAAAATTTTCTATTTCTCTTTCAGTGGCTCCAATTGAATTAGATGATGTAAAAATAAACATTATAGATATTCCTGGCTACGCTGATTTTCAAGGAGAATGTGTTGAAGGTATGAGGGCTGTAGATGTTGGAATGATTGTTGTAAGTGGAGTTTCAGGAATAAAGGCAGGAACAGAATTAGCATGGGAATATTGTAATAAGATTAAATTGCCAAGGACAATTTTTATAAATAAATTGGATAGGGAAAATTCTAGTTTTGATAAGGTATTGGATTCCCTTAATCAAAAGTTTGGAATAAGTGTAGTACCAATTCAATATCCAATAGGCTCTGAAGATAACTTTAGAGGCGTAATAAATATTATTTCTAAAAAAGCCAGAATATATGATGTTAAAACAAAAGAAATAAAAGTAATAGACATTCCAGATGAATTAATGGATAAAGTTCAAGATTGTAAAACAATGATTATGGAAGCTGTTGCAGAAACGGATGAAGCATTACTTGATAAATATTTTAATGAAGGTACATTAAGTGATGAAGAAATATATAAGGGACTAATTAAAGGGTGTGCGAGCGGTGAGATTGCACCAGTTATGTGTGGAAGTGCAACAAAGATTATAGGAATAGATACTTTATTAGATGATATAGTGGAATGTTTTCCTTCTCCTGAATATGCAATTCCTCAAAAAGCATTAGATGTTGTGAAAAATGAGGAGGTTTTTGTAAATCTTAGCGAGGACAACCCTTTTTCAGCATTAGTGTTTAAAACTATAGCAGATCCTTTTGTAGGAAAGATATCATTCTTTAGAGTTATTACAGGGGAAGCAAAAGATGATATGACAGTATTAAATTCCAACAAAAATAAGAATGAAAGACTTTCACATATTTTCTTTTTACGAGGAAAGGCACAAATACCTACTGAAAAAATTATTGCAGGGGATATAGGTGCAATATCAAAATTACAATATACTAATACAGGAGATACGTTGTGTAGTCCTGATTTTAAAATAATATATGACAAAATGAATTTTCCAAAATCAGTTTATTCTATGGCTGTAATACCACAGGCTAAGGGTGATGAAGAAAAAATATCTCAAGCTTTAACTAAATTAAAAGAGGAAGATCCAGTTTTTGAAATATCTAGAGATATAGAAAATGCAGAAATTATTATCTCAGGACTTGGAGAAACACATCTTAATATAATTGCAAGTAAAATCAAGAGTAAATTTGGTGCAGATGTGATACTAGATTTACCTAAAATTCCTTATAGAGAAGCGATAAAAGGGTTTGCAGATGTGCAAGGTAAGCATAAGAAGCAATCAGGCGGACATGGACAATATGGTGATGTAGTAATTAAATTTGAACCAAGAACAGATGGGATGGATGATTTAGAATTTGTAGATAAAGTTGTTGGAGGTGCAGTCCCAAGAAACTTTATACCAGCAGTAGAAAAGGGATTACGAGAATGTATATCTCATGGTGTTCTAGCAGGATGCCCAGTTATAGGTCTTAGAGCAACTCTTCATGATGGGTCATATCATTCTGTAGATTCATCTGAAATGGCATTTAAAATGGCAGCTTCAATCGCTTATAAAAAAGGACTTGAACAAGCTAAACCAATTTTACTTGAACCTATTATGAAATTAGAAATTATAATACCTGATGATTATATGGGAGATGTAATTACGGATATAAATAAAAAGAGAGGTAGAGTAATGGGGATGGAACAAGAAGGAGAAAAGCAGAAAGTTATAGCTGAGGTTCCACTTGCTGAAATAAGAAAGTATGCCACAGAATTACGTTCTTTAACCCAAGGAAGAGGACGATTTTCAAAAGAATTTGTGAGATATGAAGAAGTACCAGAAACAGAATTAGCTAAAGTAATACAAAATGTAATTGATTGCAAAAAATAA